TCCCCAACAGCATCAGCCGCTCAGCGGGATAATAGGTGAAAAAACCCGCCAATTCCATTCCGGGTCGGTATAAATCGCTCACCGTTAGCGGGCGCTCCAACCCTTCCCAACCGCAGATGACGTCCAAGTTGAATTGCTGGACCAGCTCTTTCACCGTAATCGTTTTGCCCATGACTTTCCCCTCTTTTCCTCATTCCACGAACAGCAACGGCGGGATGTTCCATCCATTTCCCGCCACCGTTTTGTCAACAGTGTAGCATGTTCCCAAGGTGGACGCCACCAGCCGTGATCCGAATATTTTCCAAATGCCTTCTCGAAATAACAAGCCGTTTCCCAAGCCAATATGGGAAACGGCTAATACACTAGTGGAAGCAAGCTTGCGAGAAAAACTTCTTGCAGATCGGGCGAGAGACTTGTTCCACACGGCTAGAGCATATATGGTGATAATGTCCAATTGCTCTCCCGGCTCGCATCACCTTCGCCCGCAAGGAAGCAGGTGATGGCCGCTCCGCCCCCGTGTCCGATGCTCGCTTTCATCCCAACCCTGAAAGCTGGTTGTTCCCGCATACTCTTTAGAACCTGCACTTCACACCGCCAGATTACAACACCGTCTGTTCCGTTTCTTTGTCAAAGATGTGCATTTTGTTCATATCGAAGGCCAATTCCACTTCGGCTCCCGGCGCAAAGTTGGTTCGCGGGCTGACGCGGGCGGTGACCCACTTGTCGGCAATGCCACTCAGATAGAGGTACATTTCCGCCCCCATGTTCTCGGCCACTTCCACTTTGGCCCGGAAGGTGCTGTCCGTGGAAGACTCTACAAACAGCGGCTCATCATGAATGTTTTCCGGACGGATACCGAACACCACTTCTTTGCCGACATATCCCTTTTCACGCAACAGCTTGGCTTTGCCCTGTGGTACTTTCACCTGCAATGCCTGAGTGCGGAAATAGACGTCCCCAGCTTCTTCAAACAACGCTCCGTCAATGAAGTTCATCGCTGGCGATCCGATGAATCCCGCGACAAACATGTTGGCAGGGTTGCTGTAGATTTCTGAGGGCGTATCCGCTTGCTGGATCACACCGTCCTTCATGACGACGATTCGGTCGCCCATCGTCATCGCTTCGGTTTGGTCGTGGGTGACATAAATGACAGTGGTTTCCAAACGTTGATGCAGTTTGCTGATTTCCGTGCGCATCTGCACGCGCAATTTGGCATCCAAGTTGGACAACGGCTCATCCATCAGGAATACCTGAGGTTCCCGAACGATAGCCCGACCCAACGCCACCCGCTGGCGCTGACCGCCGGAGAGTGCCTTGGGCTTCCGGTCGAGCAAATGTTCGATATCAAGAATCCGAGCCGCCTCGCGCACCCGTTTGTCGATTTCCTCTTTTTTGAACTTGCGCAGTTTCAATCCGAACGCCATGTTTTGGTAAACATTCATGTGCGGATACAAGGCGTAGCTTTGGAATACCATCGCAATATCCCGATCCTTCGGCGGCACATCGTTGACCAAGCGATCCCCTATGTAAAGCTCTCCTTCGGAAATTTCCTCCAACCCAGCGATCATCCGCAATGTGGTCGATTTCCCGCAACCGGATGGACCTACCAATACCAAAAATTCCTTGTCCTGAATGTCCAGATGGAAGTCCTTCACTGCCGTCACATCGCCGTAACGTTTATACACATGATTCAACCGGACCTGTGCCATCTTCGTCCCCTCCAGTGAAAGCGCTGTCTTAACTTGATTGTAACGAAAGGAACTGATCACAGGCCATGGTCAAACCGCACAAAATTCGTCGCTATTGTTTGAACAATCCGCCGAAAGGGTCATTCCTCATGTACCTCTGTCGGCGTCAATAGCAAGACCGTATACATATATACCGCATCTTCGAATCGTCGGGCATCCAGCCCGGTTTCCTGCTTCAGTCTCTCCAGCCGATAGAGAAGCGTGTTCCGGTGTACATACAGTGCTCGGGCTGTCTCACTCAAATTCAAATTATGACGAAACAATGCTGTCAATGTCTCCCTGATCTCCCCGTCCTCCCAAAACGGTGACGGAGACTGCATCAACCACCGACGGACGACATCATCCGGGATTTCCGTCAATAACCGCTCCAGCCGGGCATTCCAGGTGGCAATCACCGTCCGTTGAGGGTGGAATCGCCGCCCCAGCCGCCAAGCAGTTCTCAATTCTTTCAGCGCAACCGGCAATTGATCGGGATGGAACAACGGCGGATGGATCACAACCGTCACTGTCTCTCCGATCTCGGCTGCAGCCACCTCAACCAACCCTTCTCCGGCCCGGTACAACTCCTCGGTCAGTGCGGTTTCCTCTTCCGATTGAATGAGAGAAACCGGTACCATTACGAGTAACTCTCGCTCCCGCATCGGTATCAGCCAAGCCTGCTGTTCAAAATAGGATTCGAGGACGGCCAGATCCGACAACGGGAAAGCCACCTTCGTATGCACGACCAACAATGGAACACGCCCCTCCCAGTCCCGCTCCAACAGCTCGCCCGGCACTGGCGTATCCGGGTCACGTTCTGCGTCGCGCAACCACCGCGCAACTTTTTCCGCAAATCCTTCTCTTTTGGCGATCGGTTCATTTTTATGGGCCCATTCCGATAACAACGCGGAGATCAGTAACCGCTCGCGTTCTGTCAACGGAGAAGTGACCTCCAGCGACAACCGTTCGTCTCCGGGAATGGGGATGTATACATGTTGGGGGTTTCGGTCTTCTCCCGTGCGCACGATGCGAACCTCCGCCCCCAGCATCTGCCGGAGGCGAAGCGCCCATGCCGCCCACTTTTGATTCATCGGGCAATCCCTTTCCAAATGATGTTCAGCACCCAAGAGACCAGGCTGACGAAGATCGCACCCAAAATCGCACCGAGAAAGCTGGTCACGTAAAATCCTTGGATGACATGTCCCACCAGCCAAAAGAGAAATCCATTGATGATAAATGTGAACAACCCCAGTGTCATGATGTTGAGCGGCAACGTCAGGATCACCAGAATCGGACGGATCAACGCATTCACAATTCCCAACACCAGTGCGACGAGCAACGCCGTACCATATCCCTTCACCTCAATACCGGGTACCCACATCGCAGCCAAAAAAACGGCCAAACCATTGATCAACCATTTGATAATCCAGCCCACGCGGAGTCCTCCTTTTTCGGATTGCTACCGTATATATTCTACCCTTCCGGGGATTGTGGGGACACGTTTTTTTACCTTATTCCCGGAACGATCCAATGTTGAACATTTTTCGGAAAATACGCTTAATGATAAACAAACACGGATAGGGAGTGAGAGGATGCGGTTATGAAATCGAATGATGAAACGCAGGTTGGCGATTGATTTATGTTTAATTTCATAATATTAAATTATAATCATCTTAACCCAAGATTCGAAAGAAAGGGTATTGCCAATATGATAACGTTTCCATTATCCTTTGATTACAGAAACAGGCCATCCTCTGTTCCATGCAACCAGAGGCTCGATCTACCCACAGGAGGTTTGTTATGACTTCTCCATCTGTCGTCATCGGTGTAGACATTGGCACGACTAGCACCAAGGCAGTTGTTTTCGACTTTTACGGAAACGTTTTGGGACTAGGTACCACGGGCTATCCACTGATTCAACCACATCCCGGTTGGGTGGAACAAGACCCTGATGAGATCGTGCAAGCTGTATTGAACAGTGTGAGAACGGCTGTCGATGCGGCCGATATCTCCCCGGAAAAAGTAACCGCCGTCGGATTCAGCGCGGCGATGCACTCTTTGATCGCCGTGGATACGGACGGAAACCCACTCACCCGTGCATGGATCTGGGCGGACAACCGTGGGGCAGAACAGGCGGATCAGTTGCGAACCCTTCCGTTTGGTCATGAATGTTACCGACGATCAGGAACGCCCGTTCATCCGATGTCCCCACTGGTTAAGTTATTGTGGATGAAGGAACAAGAACCGGACTTATTTCGACGAGCTTCCAAATTCGTCTCGATCAAGGAGTACTTATGGTATCGAATGTTCGGATGTTGGGCCGTAGATGCCTCTCTCGCTTCCGCTACGGGACTGTACAATCTCTCTACCCGCGACTGGGACCCGGACATCCTGCACTTCATCGGCATCGCACCGGATCGCCTCTCACCCGTCGTTCCTCCGGCGGAGGTCTTTACAGGATTGCAGCGGGATTGTGCGCAACGGATGGGCCTCTCTCCCGACACCCCGTTCGTCATCGGTGCCAGTGACGGCGTTTTGGCCAATGTGGGTGTTGGAGCGATTCAATCGGGACAATTGGCCGTCACTGTGGGAACGAGTGGTGCGGTCCGGACGGCTGCTTTCTCTCCAGCGACCGACGAAAACGCTCGCACGTTTTGTTATGCATTGACAAATGATCGATGGGTGATCGGCGGGGCTACCAACAGCGGTGGAGACATCTTGCGCTGGCTGTCGGAATCCGTGTTCAAGGGCGTCTCAGACTCGGCTTCACCCTCTGTCGACCGCCTGCTGTCCCTTGCCGAATCATCTCCACCCGGCGCTGATGGATTGCTGTTTCTCCCTTTTCTGACCGGAGAGCGCGCCCCCTATTGGGACCCTGATGCCCGCGGAGCTTGGGTGGGTTTGCGTTTACATCACCAAACCGCCCATCTGGCACGGGCGGCATTGGAAGGTGTGACGTTCACCCTGCGGGCCATCACCGATGCCGTGCGTGACGTGAGCGGCACGCAAGCGGAATCGATCCGTGCTTCGGGTGGGTTCGTCCGATCCCCGTTTTGGTTGCAACTGACAGCAGATATATTGAATGCCACTGTCGAAGTGCCGGAAAACAAGGAAGCTTCAGCGATGGGAGCGGCCGTATTGGCTTTAACGGCCATCCGGGAGATGGACGATTTGTCCCGTGTGAATGAGTGGATTCGCATCACGCGGCGCATGTACCCGGATCCAGAACGGGTACGACTGTACCACAAATGGTTTCCGTTGTTTGAAGAAACCTACCGTCGTTTGCGACCGTCTTTTCAAACATTATCTCAATGGCAACGATAGGAGGAGATCCGGATGAGCTTATTGCTGATTGCCGCACTGTCCATTGTGGTGTTGCTCATACTCATCACTTGGGTAAAATGGCACCCCTTCGTCAGCCTGATCATCACCGCCATCGGTCTCGGGCTTGTCGCCGGTATGCCGCTCTCAGACATCATCAAATCACTCAAGGAAGGAATGGGAAATACCCTTGGCTTCATCGCCACCGTGCTGGCGTTGGGCACCATGTTGGGAAAAATGATGGCCGAATCGGGCGGTGCGGAGCAAATTGCCAATACGCTGATTCGCTGGTTCGGACGCCGCCGCGTACATTGGGCGATGATGACGGTGGCATTTCTCGTGGGAATCCCCGTCTTTTTTCAGGTGGGGTTTGTGCTGCTCATCCCACTGGTATTTACCATCGCAGCTGAAACGGGCATTTCCTTGGTCATGATCGGTATTCCGCTGGTGGCGGGGTTGTCCGTCGTGCACGGATTGGTTCCGCCCCATCCGGCCGCCATGGCAGCGGTGGACATCTATCACGCCGATGTGGGTAAGACCATTTTCTATGCCCTCCTGGTTGGCCTGCCCGCCGCGGCAGTAGCCGGCCCCCTGTACGGAAAATGGATTGGTAAACGGATTCATAAGTCTGTTCCTGAAAAAATGTCCGACTCTTTTTCCGTTAGCCGCCGGGAAGGAAATCTACCCGGTTTCGCCAACACCCTGTTTACCATTTTGTTGCCCGTCATTCTGATGTTGGTCGCCACTTTGGCTGAAATTTTCCTGCCGAAAAACGGGGTGCTCTCTTCCGTGTTGTCGTTTGTCGGTGATCCCATAGTTTCCCTGCTGATCGCCACCCTGTACGCCTTCTTCAGCTTGGGAACCCTGCAGGGAACGACCCGCGAGACGATTCAGCGCTGGGCAAACGATTGCCTGGCTCCCACTGCATCCATCCTGTTGGTGATCGGCGGAGGTGGTGCGTTCAACAAAGTCCTGCTCGACTCCGGGGTCGGTCAAGCCGTGGGCCAATTGGCGGCAAAATCTCATTTATCACCCATTTTGCTCGCTTGGGTGATCGCCGCTGCCATCCGTGTGGCAACCGGTTCGGCCACCGTTTCGATGCTGACGGCGGCCGGGATTGTCGCTCCCATCGCCCAAGCCGTGCCCGGAACATCACCCGAATTGCTCGTGTTGTCCACGGGGGCCGGTTCGATCATTTTGTCTCATGTGAATGACTCGGGGTTCTGGATGATTAAGGAGTATTTTGGCATGAGCCTCAAAGAGACGTTTTGGACTTGGACGGCTGCTGAAACCCTTCTGTCCGTCGTTGCCTTGCCGTTGATTTTGTTGTTAAATGGGATAGTGTAACAGCTGAAGGAGATGAAGATAATGAAGTTCGGCATGATCGGTCTCGGCAAAATGGGGATGAACCTCGTCCTGAACGCCTTGGACCACGGACACGAAGTGGTCGTCCACGACGTCAACCCCGAACCTGTACAAGCCCTGGCGGAAAAGGGCGCCATTTCCGCTGACAGTATCGAAGCTTTGACCCGGAAACTGTCACGCCCACGTGTCGTGTGGTTGATGGTGCCTGCAGGAGACATCGTGGATCAGGTGTTGGAATCGGTAGTTCCCGTACTGGAGGAAGGCGACATCATCATTGACGGCGGCAACTCCCACTACCGTGATTCCATCTCCCGGGCCGAGCGTCTTGGCGATCGGGGACTCCGCTTTTTCGACGTCGGCACGTCTGGCGGAATGGAAGGAGCACGTCACGGCGCCTGCTTCATGATTGGCGGCGACAAGGAGACGTTTGAGCAACATTTGGAGCCATTGTTCCGTGATCTCGCCGTGGAAAACGGTTATCTATACGCGGGACGTACCGGCAGCGGCCATTTCCTCAAAATGGTGCATAATGGAATCGAATACGGCATGATGCAGGCGATCGCCGAGGGCTTCGAGATTTTGGACAAATCCAATTTTGACTTCGATTACGAAGAAGTGGCCCGCGTATGGTCGAACGGTTCCGTCATCCGGGGTTGGCTGATGGAGCTGACCCGAAACGCTTTCGCCAAAGACCCCCGGCTGGAAGGCATTCGTGGCGTCATGCATTCTTCCGGCGAGGGTTTGTGGACGGTACAGACGGCTTTGGATGTCCAGGCCAGTGCCCCGGTCATCGCAATGTCGCTGTTCATGCGCTACCGCTCGTTGGAAGACGACACCTTCCACGGAAAAGTCGTTGCCGCTTTGCGCAACGAATTCGGCGGACACGCAGTGGAGAAAAAGTGACGACAAACATCCGACCCCCGCACTTGGCGGGGGTCACGATATTGTAGTGATTAATCCTTGGCCTCATCAAGCGCATGGATCAGTGCCGATTCCACCTCTTTGGCGATGCTCAGCAAATGTTCGTCCTCCATCAATGCGAACAATGCAGTCGGTCGACTCAGGCCGATTTTTGTCTTGCCCGTCTTCACATCCGTATATACCACGATCTTGCAAGGAAGAAAATGACCTGCCTGCTGGTTGTGGATCAATGCTTTTTTGGTTATATCCGGGTTGCACACTTCCAACACGCGATACGATTGATCAAAATGAATTCCTTTTTCTAACAGTTTGGTCGGGATGTCCAATTGCCACAACACACCGAATTTTCGCTTGGCGCAAGCCTCTTCCACCGCATGAACAGCCTCGTCCACCGTTTTTTCTGTCTCTACAGTATAGTGGAACATTTCTAACCCCTCCTCTTCCAAACAGCTTACCTTCCACTATCATTTTACCCGAAAGGAGGGATGTCCGACTGCGGTTTTGATCAAGTGTGTGCTTTCATGCTGTTTTCCAGTTTCACAATCAGACTTTGTACAAGATTGACTTCATGTTCATTTCTGCAATCGCACGCCTCTTCAAAGCGATCTGACAATTTTTTGATCAAATAACCGTATTCTTTTTGGTCAAAAGACAAATGGGGGTTCACCAATTTATTGAGAATGGCGAGATTGAGTCGCTGTTCTCCGTTCATGGCAGTCCGTTGTAGTGATGCGACGAATTTTCCCAGAAACAGGCGTTCCCGCAAGGTGATGTACATGCTTTCAACCTCCTTGCGATTTTATATACAATTAATCCTATCACATTAATAGGAATTAGGGAAGTTGTCAATATCGCATGCTCGCTTCGCTATGAGGAAATAACCCCAGTATTTATAGCCGTGTGAAGCAAGTCACAAGCGATCATGCCCACAAAATGGCCCGTACCTTAGTCATCACGGTACGGGCACAGAAAAAATCACCCCTCAATGTAAAAGGCCACAGATTCATATGGACGCAATCTCAGATGATGCAATTGGTTTACCGTATCCGGATAATTGGATATCAATATGCGATGTCGCCCACCAAGATTGATGTTCTCAGGCAAATGAAAGGTCGTTTCCACCCCGTAAAAGTTGTTGATCACCAACAGCGTTTCCTGACGATAGCGACGAAGATACGCATAGATGTGGGGATGGTCCTCCAAAATCCATTCATAATCCCCATAAGCGATCACATCGTATTGTTTGCGTAACTGGATCAGTTTTTGGTAGTGATAAAAAATCGAATCCGGGTCCTTTAAAGCCTGTTCCACATTGATTTCCTTATAGTTGGGCGCGAGACCAATCCACGGGGTTCCGCTCGAAAAGCCTGCATTCTTTTCACTGCTCCATTGCATGGGTGTACGCGCATTGTCCCGTGATTTTTGCTTTAAGGCGGCCATCACGGTTTTCTCATCTTTTCCTTGTGCCCGCAGCAGATGATAGGCATTGATGGACTCGACATCCCGATAATCCTCGATATTCTCAAAGTAGGGATTGGTCATGCCGATCTCTTCTCCCTGATAGATAAACGGTGTCCCCTGCAACAGGTGGATGGCGGTCGCCAGCATTTTGGCTGATTCCTTATGGTACTTCCGGTCATCTCCAAATCGGGAAACTACCCTCGGTTGATCATGATTGCACCAAAACAGGGCATTCCAACCCCCACCCCGCTGCATTCCATATTGCCAATCGCTTAAAATCCTTTTTAATCGGAGAAAGTCAAAGTCGGCGGCGACCCATTTTTCCCCATTCGGATAGTCTACCTTAAGATGATGGAAACTGAAAACCATGTTCAGTTCCCTTTCATCCGGATGCGTGTATTTAATACAGTTTTCAATCGTTGTCGAGGACATCTCTCCCACCGTCAAAAGGTCCGGGTTCCTGGCAAACACCTGTCGGTTCATTTCCTTCAAAAACTCGTGTATACGCGGACCGTCGGTATAAAACCTGCGCCCGTCATGCATTGGAGTTTCCAGCGTATCATTGGGAAAGCGCTGGTCCTTAGAAATGAGGTTAATCACATCCAACCGAAATCCATCCACGCCCTTGTCAAGCCAGAACCGCATCATTTCGTAGATTCGCTCGCGAAGTTCCGGATTCTCCCAGTTCAAGTCAGCTTGTGTCACATCAAACAGATGCAGATAATACTGCCCCGTTCGTTCATCATACTGCCATGCACTCCCGCCAAATTTGGATTTCCAGTTGTTTGGCGGTCCTCCGTTCACCCCGTCTTTCCAAATGTAGAAGTCACGGTAGGGATTTTCCCTCGACTTGGCCGACTCCCGGAACCATGGATGTTCGGTGGAGGTATGGTTCACCACGATGTCCATAATCACTTTGATCCCTTTTGCATGCGCCTGTTGCAGGAGGCGCTCAAAGGTCTCCATCGTGCCGTATTCCGGATTGATCCGGTAATAATCGCTGATGTCATAACCGTTATCCCTTTGCGGGGATTCATAGATGGGCGTCAACCAAATCACGTCAACCCCCAATGTTTTCAGATAATCGAGCTTTTCGATCACTCCCTGTAAATCGCCCACACCGTTCCCGGTCGTATCCTTGAAGCTCTTCGGGTAGATTTGGTACACGACTGCTTTTTTCCACCAAGGTTGCGTCATTTTCTATCACCTTTTTAATGTGGTTATGCAGATTTCTTTCCCAATACGATCGTCAGGACGAAAGGCACGATCAACGCAATGGCCATTCCGACAAAGAACACACTCCAATACTGAGGGAAAATGGACAGGAAGCCAGGGAGACCTCCAACGCCGATCGAAGAAGCTCTTACATGTTGTGACGTGATCACCACCGCTGCGATGGCGGACCCGATCATGCCGCAATAAAAAGGATAGCGGTAGCGAATGTTGATCCCAAACATCGCCGGTTCCGTGATTCCGAGATAAGCGGAAATCGTGGAGACCAAAGACATCCCCTTGACTTTCTCGTCTTTGGAAACAAACATCATGGCCAACGCTGCAGACCCTTGGGAGATATTGGACAGCGCCAGAATCGGCCACAGGAAGGTGCCGCCCGTGCTTGCAATCAACTGCAGATCCACGGCCAGGAATGTATGGTGCATGCCGGTGACCACCAAAGGCGCGTAGAATGCGCCATAAATCAGCCCACCAAGCAACGGGACTTGATGGAAGACCCAGACAAATGCAGATGTAATCGCTTTCCCGATTGCAAATGTGACAGGACCGATTACGATGAAAGACAGAAACCCGGTAATCAAAAGCGCGATGGGCGCTACCAACAGCAGCTGAAAACCTTCCGGTACCCGTTTTCTCAGATACAATTCAATCTTGGTCAACACGTAAGCGGAAACAAGGACCGGCAAAACCTGGCCTTGGTATCCGATCTTCTGGATGCTCAATCCAAATACGTGCCAGTAAGGAACGGTTCCTTTGGAGACGGCTTCAGCGTAACTCCAGGCATTCATCAAATCCGGGTGGATCAACATCAATCCCAGCACGATGCCCAGTAATTCACTGCCCCCAAAACGTTTGACGGCAGACCATCCGATCAGTCCCGGCAAGAACACAAACGCAGTATTGGCGATCAAATTGATAATCCCGGCTAAATCCTTCCATTCAGGATGGACGTCGATCAATGCCTGATTGGGATAGAAAATACCCTTTCCCGTCAATACATTGTTGATCCCCATCAACAGACCCGCACTCACGATCGCCGGCAGAAGCGGGATAAAGATATCTCCCAATGTTTTAACGAGTCGTTGAAGAGGATTCAGTTTCTTCTCCGCTTCGCTTTTGACCTTTTCCTTGGTAGCGTGTTCCATCCCTGTGATTTCAAGCAAATATTTGTATGCTTTCTCAACGCCCGCACCGATGACAATTTGAAACTGTCCGTTAGCGGAAAAGGAACCTTTGACCACATCCACACGTTCCAGCTCATTTTTGTCGACTTTCCCCTCGTCCTTCAAGACCAGTCTCAACCGCGTGACACAATGGGTAGCGGTGACGATGTTGTCCTTGCCCCCAACTGCTTGGACGATCCGTTCCACCGAATGCTTCATCGCATCCATGTTGTTTCCCCTCCTGTAACCGCTTACATTTTTCGACATTATGATAACTTGTCTATACAAGTTTCGTCAATACTTGTATAGACATGTTCAAAAAAAAGTCGCCTTATCGGCGACGAGCAAAATCCGTAAAAACAAATCGATCGGGTCGGTGCCGGGATTCGGTGTACTCAAACTGGATTCCATCATATAAATGGACGAAATTTTTCACTACCACAACAAAAGGGCTGTTCGGCTGAAGGTCCAGATATTCCTTGTCTTTCGAAGTAGCCGGTTCGACCAGGATCACTCTTCGGGCAAAGCCGATTTTGAGTTGCAACGTTTGTTCCATATATTCGTAGATGGAATTTTCGGCGATCTCCTTTGTCAGGTCGGTAACAACATCCTTTAAAAAATAGTTGATGTCCAAAATGATGTTTTCCCCATCCAACTCGCGAACGCGATACAAATGATACGCCTCGGCCCCAAGCGGAAGTTGGGTTATTTTGTGAAGAGAAGGATTGATGACCATGCTTTCCAATTTAGGGACATGGGTGACAAAAGCTTGGCCGCTGTATTCACTGGCTTCCTTGAAACTGACAAGTCCCCCCACTGAAAAAGTGATCGGTTTGTTATCCAACACAAAAACGCCTTTCCCATGCAGGCTGTGGATCATCCCCTCCTCGGCCAACAAATTCAACGCTTTTCGAATGGTTCCTCTACTGACCCCGTAATGGCGACACAAATCATTTTCAGACGGCAGCTTATCGCCGGGAAGATAATGATGCTCCAATATTTTCCCCTTGATATCTTCGTATATCTGAATGTATCTCCTGTTCATTTTCTCCCCCCTTTTCCGGGTGTACCCGTACAAAAAGCGCCGCCTACCGGCGGCGAAACTGCTGACAAAGTGGTTGAGGTTGTGTTTGATGAGTGGGTCAGCTTCGTTTTCTCGGATCGCTCCAACTGCGCTATGCATGGAAGCAGGGCAAGGCCTCTACGAACCGAGGAGCACAGGATGCGGTCAAAGTACACTTCGCTTAAAGGAAATTGACCGCGAATGAATTCCTGCG
Above is a genomic segment from Polycladomyces subterraneus containing:
- the treP gene encoding PTS system trehalose-specific EIIBC component — translated: MDAMKHSVERIVQAVGGKDNIVTATHCVTRLRLVLKDEGKVDKNELERVDVVKGSFSANGQFQIVIGAGVEKAYKYLLEITGMEHATKEKVKSEAEKKLNPLQRLVKTLGDIFIPLLPAIVSAGLLMGINNVLTGKGIFYPNQALIDVHPEWKDLAGIINLIANTAFVFLPGLIGWSAVKRFGGSELLGIVLGLMLIHPDLMNAWSYAEAVSKGTVPYWHVFGLSIQKIGYQGQVLPVLVSAYVLTKIELYLRKRVPEGFQLLLVAPIALLITGFLSFIVIGPVTFAIGKAITSAFVWVFHQVPLLGGLIYGAFYAPLVVTGMHHTFLAVDLQLIASTGGTFLWPILALSNISQGSAALAMMFVSKDEKVKGMSLVSTISAYLGITEPAMFGINIRYRYPFYCGMIGSAIAAVVITSQHVRASSIGVGGLPGFLSIFPQYWSVFFVGMAIALIVPFVLTIVLGKKSA
- the treR gene encoding trehalose operon repressor; this translates as MNRRYIQIYEDIKGKILEHHYLPGDKLPSENDLCRHYGVSRGTIRKALNLLAEEGMIHSLHGKGVFVLDNKPITFSVGGLVSFKEASEYSGQAFVTHVPKLESMVINPSLHKITQLPLGAEAYHLYRVRELDGENIILDINYFLKDVVTDLTKEIAENSIYEYMEQTLQLKIGFARRVILVEPATSKDKEYLDLQPNSPFVVVVKNFVHLYDGIQFEYTESRHRPDRFVFTDFARRR